The bacterium genome segment CTGCATGGCCGGGATCAGGCGCACCTCCGGGCGGTGGGCCAGCAGGTGCTGAATGAGCTTCACGTTGGACAGGTTGTCCTCAATGTAGAGGACAATCCGGACCCGCGTTGAGTCATCGAGATCCGCCGGGGCAGGCAGCGCGACACCTGCCCGCTCCAGGCGCTGCCGCGGGGACTCTGCGGAGGGGAGATCCACCCAGAACGTGCTCCCGACGCCGGCCTCGCTCTCGACCCCGAGCGCACCGCCCATCGCCTCGGCCAAGCGCCTGGAAAGCACCAGGCCGAGCCCTGTGCCCTCGACCCCGGCCTGCTCAGCGCCCAGGCGCTCGAAGGGGACGAAGAGCCGCTCCATCCGCTCAGGCGGGATGCCGGGGCCGGTGTCCCGCACCCCAATCCTCACCCGGGCGCCGGGCGCCTCCTGGCACGAGAGGCTGATCGTGCCCTCCTGCCTGTTGAACTTGACCGCGTTGGAGAGCAGGTTCAGCAGGACCTGCTTGAGGCGCTGGCGGTCGGCCAGGACGAACAGGTCTGAGGCGTCGTCCGTCCCTGCCCGCAGCAGGTGGACGTGACGCTTGGAGGCCAGGGGGGAGACCAGGTCCATGCTCTCCTGGATCACCGCGCCGACCGAAACCGGTTCCGGCGACAGCGACATCCGGCCGGCCTCGATGCGGGCCAGGAGGTCGGAGAAAAGCGCGCTGCAGGCGGGCCCCTTGAGATCGCGCACCTCTGGAAGGCGTGCGAGAACCGCCAGCACGTGCCGCGTCGTCCCCAGCAGGCGTTCCTGCTCGTCGGCGAGATCCTCTGCGATGTGCTGCGCGTCGTGGATGGCTGAAAACGTAGCAGCCCGACGCTGCTCCAGGCCGGAGTGTATGGTGACCGCAAACGCGGGCAGGCTCGTCAGGAGCACGAGCAGCAGAAGACGCACGCGAAGGTTCGCAGAGAGACCTCTGATCACAGCCACCCCTGGAGAAGGCGCTACGCCCGTGTCTTTGCGGCTTG includes the following:
- a CDS encoding ATP-binding protein, whose amino-acid sequence is MRLLLLVLLTSLPAFAVTIHSGLEQRRAATFSAIHDAQHIAEDLADEQERLLGTTRHVLAVLARLPEVRDLKGPACSALFSDLLARIEAGRMSLSPEPVSVGAVIQESMDLVSPLASKRHVHLLRAGTDDASDLFVLADRQRLKQVLLNLLSNAVKFNRQEGTISLSCQEAPGARVRIGVRDTGPGIPPERMERLFVPFERLGAEQAGVEGTGLGLVLSRRLAEAMGGALGVESEAGVGSTFWVDLPSAESPRQRLERAGVALPAPADLDDSTRVRIVLYIEDNLSNVKLIQHLLAHRPEVRLIPAMQGRLGLELAREHRPHLVLLDLHLPDIPGEEVLRLLQESPKTQGIPVVVISADATPGQVGRLIEAGARDYLTKPLDVRRLMGVLDSILGQA